The genomic DNA CTGCTGGGGCAGCCGCAAGTCTCGGCGGGACGCAAGGTCGTCTCCCAGCGCTATATGGTGGACAGCCCCGGGCTGGCGCATGCCTGCGACGCCATCTATACCGGCGTGCTGACGGCCGAGGAGAAGCGGGGGCTCTATCGCCAGCTGAACGGCCAGGCCGTGCTGAGCATCAGCGAGGACGATCCGGAGTGCGTGGTCGGCCCCATGTTCTGCCTGGACGTCAGCGATGCGCAGGTGGCTTTCCAGGTGAATCTCGACTCGGTCGCCCGCAGCGGCGTGCGCATCAATCCCAATGTGCTCAAGCTGGGCCGCAGCCGGGCGGTCCAACGATGAGGAACAGCCTGTTGCCGCTGCCGCCCGCGCCGCCCGTGGCGCGCCGCTCCCTGCGCCGGGTCATGTGGTTCGCCAAGCTGAAGGTGGCGCTGGTCGCCGTCAGCCTGGCGGGCCTGGCCATGTCCGTGGTGGGCTTTGTCGCCCTGCGCGCCTACGCCGCGCACAACCTGCAACTGGTCGCCCGCTCGGTGGGCTACACGGTCGAGGCCGCGCTGGTCTTTCGCGATCCCGCCGCGGCGGCCGAGGCGATTTCGCTGATCGCCTCGCCCGAGGATGTGGCCGAGATCGCCGTGTCGGATGCGCAGGGACAGCCCTTCGCCCTGTGGCGGCGGCCCGACGAGGGGCGCTTCCAGGGCCTGGAGGACCACGTGGGCCGCCTCGTGTTTCCCGAGCCTGTCGTCCTGCCGCTGGTGCGCGGGCCGGACACCATCGGCTCGGTGCGCCTGGTGGGACACGGCGGCGCCTTGCTGCATTTCCTGCTGATGGGCCTGGCCGGGCTGCTGGTCTGCCTGTTCCTGAGCGCCCTGGCTGCCGCGTACTCCTCCCGGCGCGTCGTCAGGCATATCACCCGGCCGCTCACGAACCTGGCCGTGGTGGCCCACGCCGTGCGGCGCGAGCGTGCCTTCGCGCAACGCGTGCCGGCCTCGGAAATCCGCGAACTGAATACCCTGGGCGAAGATTTCAATGGCCTGCTCGACGAGTTCGAGGGCTGGCAGCGCACGTTGCAGGACGAGAACAGCACCCTGGCGCATCGGGCGTCGCACGACAGCCTGACGGGCCTGCGCAACCGGGCGTTCTTCGAGAGCCGCTTCAATCGGGCGGTGCGCGAGGCGGAAGAGACCGGCGAGCGCCTTGCCTTGCTGTTCGTGGATGCAGACCGCTTCAAGGACATCAACGACAGCTGGGGCCACGCCGCGGGCGATGCCGTGCTGGTGTGCCTGGCCTCGCGGCTGCGCGCCCAGGTGCGCGAGACCGATCTGGTCGGCCGCCTGGGCGGCGACGAGTTCGCCATCCTGATCACGCCCTTGCACGACGCCGCCGACGCCCGCCACATCGCCGAGAATCTTGCCGCCTGCATGCGCGAACCCATGCCGCTGCCGGAAGGCTCGACCCTGCAGACCTCGGTCAGCGTCGGCGTGGCGATCTACCCCGAGGATGGCCGCAGCACGCAGGCGCTGATGATGTGCGCGGATGCTGCCATGTACACCGCGAAGTCGCGGCGGCGGGCCGATGGCCGCCGCGCCGCCGACCCCTCCCCCCATTCGGACATCGATATCCAGGAGAGGCCGCGTGCCCATGTTTGATGTGTTCCGCCTGGCGCCATGGCGCGCCCTCTGGGTCGTGCTGGCCGCCGTCATGCTGGCGGGCTGCCAGTCCGTGCCCAAGGGCTTGTCCGCCCCGCAGATCGCGGTGCTCCAGGCGCACGGGTTCCAGCCGGGCGAGGCGGGCTGGGAGCTGGACATGTCGACCAGGATGCTCTTCGCCTCGGACGAGTCGACCCTCAGCGCCGCCAGCCGCGAGGCCGTGATGCGCGTGGGGAAGGCGCTGGTGGCGGTGGGCATCGCCCGGTTGCGCATAGACGGTCATACCGACAGCGCCGGCAGCGATGCCTACAATGATGCCTTGTCCCTGCGCCGTGCCGAAGTGGTGGCGCAGGTTCTGGTCGAGCACGCCGGATTCCTGCCTGACGCCATCGCCGTGCGCGGGCTCGGCAAGCGCGTGCCGGCCTCCAGCAACCGCAGCGCCAGCGGTCGCGCGGAAAACCGCCGCGTCTCCATCGTGGTCGCCAACCAATAAGCATTCAGGATCATTGCCATGCCTTCCTTTGACGTCGTTTCCGAAGTCGACAAGCACGAACTCTCCAACGCGGTCGACCAGGCCAACCGCGAACTGGCCACCCGCTTCGATTTCAAGGGCACCGATGCCAAGTTCGAGCTCGACGGGTTCGTGGTGACCCAGATCGCGCCCAGCGATTTCCAGTTGAAGCAGATGCTCGACATCCTGCGCGGCCGCCTGTCGGCGCGCGGCATCGACACGCGCTGCCTCGACGTGGCCGACCCCAACGTGAACCTGGGCGGTGCGCGCCAGAAGATCACCCTGAAGCAGGGCATCGAGCAGTCGGTGTCGAAGAAGCTCATCGCCGCCATCAAGGCCGAGAAGCTCAAGGTGGAAACCCAGATCAACGGCGACAAGCTGCGCGTGACGGGCAAGAAGCGCGACGACCTGCAGACGGCCATCGCGCTGCTGCGCAAGACCGACGTCGAACTGCCGCTGCAGTTCGATAACTTCCGGGACTGAAAGCACCCCACGCCGCGCCTTCGGCTGGGCTGCGCCCCGGCAGCAACCGCCGCCGGGGCGCCAGGGGTCAACGGGCCGAGGCCGGTGGCTGGCAAAGAGAGGCCAGTGGCGGCACGTTGCCAGCCAGCTCGGCCACGGCCCGCGCGTCCACCTGGTCCAGTGCGGGAATCTCCAGGATGACCGGCACGCCGCCAAAATGCTCGATGGCATGGCGGTTGCCGGCGTTGAGCGGGCCGCTCAGGACCACGCCCGCCACCGGCACGCCGTGGCTGGCCAGGGCGCGCAGACTCAGCAGCGTGTGATTGATGGTGCCCAGCGTGCTGCGCGCCACCAGCACCACCGGCAGCCCCAGGCGGGCGGCGAGGTCGATCATCATGTGGCGTCCGTCGATCGGCACGTAAAGCCCGCCCGCCCCTTCCACGACCAGCGGCGCGTCGGTGGCGGGCAGCGCCAGCGCCTCGGCGTCCAGCGTGATGCCTTCCTCGCGCGCGGCATCCCACGGCGACAGCGGCGCCTGCAGCGCGCAGGCGGGCGGATGCAGCCTGCCGGGCGCCAGCGCCGCCAGCGCCGTGACGGTGGCCGTGTCGCCCGCCTCGTCGGCCAGCCCGGTCTGCATCGGTTTCCAGTAGTCGGCCTGCCAGGCGCGTGCCAGGATGGCGCTTGCCAGCGTCTTGCCCACGCCGGTGTCGGTGCCGCTCACGAATACGCCGCGCGCCTGCGCGGCGCGCCAGAGGCCATAGAGGATCTCGTAGTGCACTTGCCGGTTTCCTTGGTCGTAAAGACGCATGGCGGCGCGCAGCGTGCCCGCGCCCAGTCCCGCGCCTGACAATGCGCCGATGCCGCGCAGGCCGCGCAGGAAGGCATGGGCATCGCCGGGGTGTTCGGTCAGCAGCGCCGCGTCCACCGCGCCTTGCAGGGCGGGGGCGGCGGGGCGCAGGTCTTGCGCCAGCGGATAGCCGGGGGCGGGCAGCCTGGCGCCTGCCTGGTGCAGGCAGGCGCGCCATTGCGCCAGGCTGCGCGCGCCCAGCGTGGCGACGGCCAGCAGGCCGCCGGGCGCCAGCAGGCGCGCCAGCCGGCCCAGGCCTGCGTTCAGGTCATCGAACCATTGCACGGCCAGCGTGGACACGATGAGGTCGTAGTTGCCCGCGTCCGCGGGGGGATGCTCGCCATCCCACCGCAGGTGGCGCGTGCCGGCGGGCCAGTCGGCGCTGCCGCGGCAGTGCGCCACCATCTCGGCGGACACATCGGTAAGCGTCAATCGCGCCTCGGGCCAGCGCGCCAGCAGGCGGCGCGACAGCAGGCCAGAGCCGCAGCCGATCTCGAGAATGCGCGGCGCCGCGGGCCAGGGCAAGGCCTCCAGGCGGCGCATGATGTCGTCGACCACGCGCGCCTGCACGCTGGCATGGCGCTCGTAGGCGCTTGCGGCCTGGCCGAAGCGGGCGGCGATGTCCTGCTTGCGGGACGTGATGGCCAGCGGCGTCTCGAGACTCATGGCGCGACGGCAAGCGTGTCCAGGAACCGGCAGATGTGCCGGGCGCAGAGGTCGGGGCGCGTCAGCGGCAGGGCATGCGCGCCCTCGGGGACCGACACCAGCCGGTCGCCGAAAGCGGCGTGCGCCAAGGCGGGCGGCACGATGGCATCGTCCTCGGCGCTGATCGCGCATAGCGGGCCGCGCCATTGCGCCAGCGCCTCGCGCGCATCGTCCTCGGCCAACGCGCGCAGGCCGTCGGCCAGCGCGGGCAGCGCCAGCGTGGGCGCGTCCGTGCCGCGCCACGGCACGCCGCAACGCGACCGGAAATCCCGCCAGACCGCCAGGGGTTGGCGGTCGAACTGCATGCGCATCCGGGCCAGCAGCCGGGCGGGCGTGCCGGCCGGCCAGTCCTCGGCGGCGGCAAAACGCGGAAAGCCGCTCACGCTGACCAGGCCGACGCAATCCGCCAGGCCGGCCTGCAGGAGCTGCTGCACGCCGTGGGAATGGCCGATGGCGACATAGGGCACTGCGGCAGGCCGGATCGGCACGGGGGCGGCGCCCAGGTAGCCGGCGTCGGCGCAGGCTTGCTGCAAGGCTTGCCAGCGCGCGGGCAACAGGGCGCGCACCGCGTCCCAGCAGTGCGCGTCGAAGCCCCAGCCGTGCGCCCACAGCAGGCTGGCGGGGGCGTGTCCTGCCGCGCTCATGTGCCCGCTCCCGCGCAAGGGCCACGGCTGTCCCGGATCCGGGTGACCAGCGCGTCGACCTGTCCGGCCGTGTGCAGGGACGACAGGGCGATGCGCAGCCGGCTGGTGCCCGCGGGCACCGTGGGCGGCCGGATCGCACCCACCAGCATGCCTGCCTGCGCCAGCGCGTCGGCCAGGGCCAGCGCACGGCCGGCGTCACCCACGATAGCGGGCACGATCTGCGTGGAGGAAAGGCCGGTGTCGATGCCGATGTCCGCCAGCCCCGCGCGCAGCCGCGTCGCCAGGGCGTGCAGGTGCGCGCGTTCGGCATCCATGCCCGGCAGGCGGGTCACCGCGGCGTGCACCGCGCCCACCACGGCGGGCGGCAGCGCGGTGCTGTAGATGAAGCCCGAGCAGGTATTCACCAGGTAGTCGCACAGTGCGCGAGACCCCGCGATGTAAGCGCCGAAGCCGCCGGCTGCCTTGCTGAACGTGCCCATCACCAGGTCCACGCGCCCGCCCGCCTGGGCCGCCAGGCCCCGGCCTTGCGGGCCCAGCACGCCGGTGGCGTGTGCCTCGTCCAGGTACAGGAAGGCGCCGTGGCGCTCTGCCAGCGCGGCCAGCGCTGGCACGTCGGCCTGGTCGCCATCCATGCTGAAAACGCTCTCGGTGACGATGAAGCGCTGCCCGGGCTCCTGCGCGCGTTCGGCCAGCAGGTGTTCCAGGTGGTCCAGGTCGTTGTGGCGGTAGCGGATCTGGCGCACGCCTGCCTGGGCGCAACCCGCATGCAGGCTGGCGTGGATCAGCCTGTCGGTGTAGACCAGCGCCGGTCCCTGCACCGCGCCGATCAGCGCGGGCAATGCGGCGGCGTTGGCCTGCCAGCCGCTGGCCAGCAGCAGGGCGGCCTCGGTGCCCTTGAAGGCGGCGATGGCGGCCTCGGCCTCGGCGTGCAGGTCCAGCGTGCCGGTGACCAGGCGCGACGCGCGCGCGCCCGCGCCATGACGCAGCGCGCAGCGGGCCGCCTGCCGGGCGATGGCGGGGTCGCGCGCCAGGCCAAGGTAGTCGTTGCTGGAGAAGTCCACCAGGGGCGTGCCATCGCGCAGCACGTGGCCGGCGGGCGCCTGGGTGGACAGCGGGCGCAGCACGCGGCGCATGCGCCGCGCGTCGGCCTGGGCCAGCAGGGAATGGAAGAGGGGATCGAGCAGGGACATGAGGCAAGACGTTATCGGCGGCCATTCTAGCCCGGCGGCGGCCACCCGCCCGCCTTGGCCCGGACGGGCGATGCGTTACAGTCCTCGACCATGACCGATCTGCCCCGACACTTCCGCGCCGCCGAGTCCGCGCTCTGGCCGCCTTATTCCTCGCTGACCACCACCGAGACGCCCGTGGTCGTCGCCACGCGCGACTGCCGTCTGCAACTGGCCGATGGCCGCGAGCTCATCGACGGCATCGCCTCGTGGTGGACCGCCTGCCATGGCTACAACGCGCCCGCCATTGCCCAGGCCGTGCGTGCGCAGTTGGACGACATGCCGCACGTGATGATGGGCGGCCTGGCCCACCCGCAGGCCTTGCGGCTGGCCGAGCGCCTGCGTGCGCTGCTGGGGGGCGAGTTCGCACGCGCCTTCTTCTGCGAGTCGGGTTCCGTCTCGGTGGAAGTGGCGCTGAAAATGGCCGTGCAGTACTGGCTGAACCAGGGCGAGCGCGGCCGCACGCGCTTCCTGGCGTTCCGCGACGGTTATCACGGCGACACCTTCGGCACGATGGGCCTGTGCGATCCCGATGCCGGCATGCACCGGCGCTGGCAGGGCATCCTGCCGCAGGCGCTGGTGGCCGAGCTGCCGCGCGACGAGGCCAGCGCCCAGGCGCTGGATGCACTGCTGGCCGAGCGCGGCGCGGAGATCGCCGCCATCGTGGTCGAGCCGCTGGTGCAGGGCGCGGGCGGCATGCGCTTCCACTCGCCCGAGACCTTGCGGCGCTTGCGCGCGCTGGCCGACCGCCACGGCCTGCTGCTGGTCTTCGACGAGATATTCACCGGCTTTGGCCGCACGGGCGAGATGTTCGCCTTCCAGCACGCCGGCGTGGCGCCGGACATCATCACCTTGTCCAAGGCGCTGACCGGCGGCACGCTGCCGCTGGCAGCCACCGTCGCCAACCGCAAGGTGGAAGCGGCGTTTCTGGATGACGACCCCGCGCGGGCGCTGATGCATGGCCCCACCTTCATGGGCAATGCGTTGGCCTGCGCCGCGGCCAATGCCTCGCTGGACCTCTTCGAGCAGGCGCCCCGACTGGCCCAGGCGCGCCGCCTGCAGTCACGCATGGAGGCAGGTCTGGCGGCGTGCCGGGACCTGCCCTGGGTGGCGGACGTGCGCTGCCTGGGTGCGATCGGCGTGGTGGAGCTGACCGAGATCCGCGACCTGAAGGCGCTGCGGGCGCGTTTCGTCGAGCACGGCGTCTGGCTGCGTCCTTTCGGCCGGGTGGTGTACCTGACGCCTGCCCTGGTGATGGACGATGCGTCGCTGGCGCGCCTGATGGCGGTGGTGCGGGACGTGTTGGGCAGCGGCGCGCCTTGACGGTGCGCTGCTAAGTCCAGGTTCCCGGCGGGGTGTGGCGTGCCAGTTCCATCGCGTCGTGCAGTGATATTTCAGTCCGGCGCGCCCAGCAAGGCCCGCAAGCGCAGCTGGCGCGGCGTGCGCGCCTGTGCCCGCGACGGGTCCAGCTGGCTGCGCGCGGCCTCCTGGCTGGTGGCCGTGTGCAGGTCGATGCGTTGCACGATGGCGCCGGCTTCATAGACGAAAGCCAGGTCGGCCAGCGCGATCACGTCCTCGACGTCATGCGTGATCATCACCATGGGGATGCCCCATTGCCTGCCGATCTGCGCCAGCTCCTGGCGCAGCGAGGTCCGCAGCATGGGGTTCAGCGCGGCAAAGGGCTCGTCGAGCAGCAGGGCCCGCGGTTCGCATGCCAGGGCTCGCGCCAGCGCCACGCGTTGACGCTGCCCGCCCGACAGCGTGGCCGGACGGCTGTCGGCCAGGGCCGACAGGCCGAAGCTTTCCAGCAGGGCATCGACACGCGCCGCGTCGGCAGCCTGCGGGCGGCGCCGCAGCCAGTCGGTCAGGCCGAAGCAGACGTTCTGCCGCACGCTCAGGTGCGGAAAGAGCGCGTAATCCTGGAACAGGTAGCCCAGCTTGCGCTGGCGTGGCGGCAGGTCGATGCCCGCCGCCGCGTCGAACAGCGTGCGCTCGCCGATGCGGATGTGGCCCGCCGAGGGACGCAGCAGGCCGGCCAGCGCCTGCAGCGTCAGCGACTTGCCGGCGCCCGAGGGGCCGTACAGCGCCACCACCTGGGCCTCGGCCTGGAAGCAGGCCGAGAGGTCGAAGTGGCGCTTGCCGTCCTGGACGTGCAGGCGGATGTCGACATCGATCATGGCGTCACGCGTGTCCGGTCTCAGGGCTTGCCGAAACCGTAGCGGTCCAGCACCTTGCGCGCGTCAGCCGAGGCCAGGAATTCGAGGAACGACTTGGCCAGGTCCTTGTGCTTGCTGTCGGCCACCACGGCGACGGGGTAGGTCACGGGCGTGTGGCCGCCGGCGGTCAGGGCGATCTTCACCTTGTCGCCCATGATGGTGGCGTCGGTGCGGTACACGAAGCCCGCGTCCACTTCGCCGCGGCTCACGTAGTCCAGCGCCTGGCGCACGCTGTCGGCCTGCACGAACTTGGGCTGCAGCGAGGTCCACAGGCCGGCGCTTTCCAGCGCTTCCTTGGTGTAGCGGCCGACCGGCACGGTGTCGACCTTGCCGACGGCGATGCGCTTGATCTCGGACTTGGATAGGTCCTTGATGTCCTTGATGCCGTGGCCGCCCTGGGCCGGCTCGATCAGCACCAGGCTGTTCGAGACGAAGTCGCGGCGGGTCGCCTCGTCGATCATCTTGGCCTTGACGGCGCGGTCCATGGTGGTCTGGTCGGCGCTGGCGAAGACATCCACCGGCGCGCCTTGTTCGATCTGCTGCAGCAGCACGCCCGAGGCCGCGAAATTGAAGCGCAGCGTCGCGCCCGAATGGGCCTTCTCGAACTGCGGCCCCAGTTCCTTGAAGGCGTCGGTCAGGCTCGCGGCGGCCGAAACGGTCAGTTGCTGCGCGCTGGCGAAGAGCGGCAGGGCGGAAAGCAGCAGGGCGGAAACAAGGCGGGAAGCGCGCATGGAAAGCTCCGGGATCAGGGGTGAAAACTCAACGCAGGGAAAGGTAGCGGTTGGACGCCACCAGGATGAAGATCGACAGCAGCGAGGTGACCACGACCAGCAGCAGCGCCAGGTCGTTGTGGCCGGCCTGCACCGCGTCATAGATGGCCATGGACAGCGTCTGGGTCTGCTGCGGAATGGAGCCGGCCACCATCAGCGAGGCGCCGAACTCGCCCATCGCGCGGGCGAAGGCCAGCAGCGTGCCGGCCAGGATGCCGGGCCATGCCAGCGGCAGCGTCACGCGCACGAAGACGGACCAGGGCGATTGCCCCAGCGTGCTGGCGGCTTTCTCCAGCGAACGGTCCACGTTCGAGAACGCGGCGCTGGCCGACTTCAGCACCAGGGGCAGGGCCACGACGGCCGAGGCGATCGCGGCGCCGTGCCAGTTGAAGATGATCGTGTAGTCCAGGTTCTCGCGCAGCCAGGCGCCCAGCGGGCTGCGCCGGCCGGCGGCCACCAGGATGGCGTAACCGATGACGGTGGGGGGCAGCACGAGCGGCAGCATGCAGAAGGCTTCCAGCACGTTGCGGCCGGGGAAGCGCTTGCGGGCGAAGACCCATCCCAGCGCCAGGCCCGCGACGAGCGCGGCGAGGGTGGCGACGAAGGCGACCTTCAGGGACAGGGTCAGCGGGTGCCAGTCGACCGTCGACAGAAATTCCAGCATCGGGAGAGAGCCACAGGGCAGGCGCGTCGGTGCCTGTGAGGACACGTAAGCGGTTGCGTAATATTTTTAGGAATATAGTGGAATTGTCGCACAGACCTTCGGCTCGACCGGCATCAGGGGCGAGTCGTTATCCCTGAACCGAGGGCGGCTGGGGGGTCAGCAGCCGGGTGATGGCGTCGATCTCGTCCTGGGCCGCGGCCAGGGCGGCAGCCTCGATGGCGCGGTAGCGCGCGATCAGTGCCTCGCCCACGGGCGTGAGCGCGGTGCCGCCGCCGTGGGCGCCGCCGGCGGCGGTGACCACTGCCGGTTCACGCAGGCAGCGGTTGGTCTCGTCGACCAGCAGCCAGGCGCGGCGATAGGACATGCCCAGCTCGCGGGCGGCGGCCGAGATGGAGCCGGCGCGCGCGATGGCGTCGAGCAGCGCGATCTTGCCCGGTCCGAGCGCGATGTGCTCGCCGTGATAGACGCGCAGCCGAAACTGGTAGCGAGGAGACATGGCGGATGCGTGGGGAAGAGGACAGCCGATTCTCGCACAGGCGCGGCGGCCGGCAGGGGGGGGCGTGCCGGGGCCGGGCTGTATCATGACCGGTCAGCCAGCACTACCAAGGAGAACCATCATGTTTCACGTCCGTTCCGGGTTGACCCCGGTCGCGCTGCTGGTGTCCGCCGGCATCCTTGCCGGTTGCGCAGGCCGTTCCGATGTCTCGCGTCCCGCCGCCGCCGAGCCGGCACCCAGTGGCAGCGCCGCCGCCACGACCCCGCCGCCGGCGGCGGGTGGCGAATGCAATGCCGATACCGTGCAGGATGCGCTGGGCAAGACGATCAGCGACAGCCTGGCCGCCACCCTGCGCGAACGCAGCGGCTCGGCCACGGGCCGTACCCTGCGGCCGGGTCAGGTCGTCACGATGGAGTACAACCCGCAGCGCCTGAACATCCTGGTGGACGACGCGGGCGTCATCACAGCGATCCGCTGCGGTTGACGCCAGGGCCAGGCAAGGCTGCCGCGGCGGTCTTGCCTGCCTGCCCGGACGCGCTGTCTTCCCAGCCGCCACCCAGCGCCAGGAACACCCCGATCTCGGCGGCGCTGCGCTGCACCTGGGCGTCCGCCAGGGCGCTTTCCGTGGCAGCCAGCGTGCGGTCCGCATCCAGCGCCTGCAAGGCATCGATCTTGCCGTGTCCGAACAGCGTGCGCGCCTGCGTGGCGGCCAGCTTCGCAGCATCGCGTGCCTCGGCCAGCGCCGCCACGCGGTCGCGCTGGCGGGCATACCGGGTCAGCGCGCTCTCGGTTTCCTTCAAGGCGTCCAGCACCGTCTGGTCGAATGCCGCCAGTGCGCCTTGCGCGCCTGCCTCGGCCTGCGCGATGCGTGCCTGCGCCGCGCCGGTGTTGGGAATCGTCCAGGAAATCAGCGGCCCCGCGCTCAGGCTGAAAGTGCCGCGTTCCCCGATGAGGGAGGCGGGACCGGCCGAGCCCGCCGACAGGCCCAGCGAGATGCGGGGATAAAGATCCGCGGTGGCCACGCCGATGCGCGCGGTCGCGCCGGCCAGCGTGCGCTCGGCCCGGCGGATGTCGGGACGCCGGCGCAGCAGGCTGGCGCCATCGCCCACCGGCAGCGCCTGGGCCAGCCGCGGCGGGGTGGCGCACTCGGCCAGGGCGGCAGGCATCTCGGCCGGCGCCTTGCCGCGCAAGGCCGCCAGTTGATAAAGCGCGATGCGTTGCCGCGCCAGCAGCGGCGGGAGGGCGGCCTTCAGTTGCGCGGCCTGGCTGCGGGCGCGGCTGACATCCAGCGCGGTGCCGCGGCCCGCGCGCGCCAGCTGTTCGACCATGTCCAGCGCGTCCTGCTGCAAGGCGAGCGAGCGGCGTGCCGAGGCCAGTTGCAGACCCGCGCCGCACAACTGCGCGTAGGCATCGGCGGTGTGGGCGGCCACGGCCACGCGCGTGGCGTCGTAGGCGGCCTGCGCGG from Orrella dioscoreae includes the following:
- a CDS encoding YfiR family protein — its product is MPLSAWVTGRVWRGSLAGVLLRLAPLAVCAWPAGAQAAPAAALTQAQVRSASVAAVVLGILSYARWPGMSADLRLCVLAPTQYADALLGQPQVSAGRKVVSQRYMVDSPGLAHACDAIYTGVLTAEEKRGLYRQLNGQAVLSISEDDPECVVGPMFCLDVSDAQVAFQVNLDSVARSGVRINPNVLKLGRSRAVQR
- a CDS encoding diguanylate cyclase; this encodes MRNSLLPLPPAPPVARRSLRRVMWFAKLKVALVAVSLAGLAMSVVGFVALRAYAAHNLQLVARSVGYTVEAALVFRDPAAAAEAISLIASPEDVAEIAVSDAQGQPFALWRRPDEGRFQGLEDHVGRLVFPEPVVLPLVRGPDTIGSVRLVGHGGALLHFLLMGLAGLLVCLFLSALAAAYSSRRVVRHITRPLTNLAVVAHAVRRERAFAQRVPASEIRELNTLGEDFNGLLDEFEGWQRTLQDENSTLAHRASHDSLTGLRNRAFFESRFNRAVREAEETGERLALLFVDADRFKDINDSWGHAAGDAVLVCLASRLRAQVRETDLVGRLGGDEFAILITPLHDAADARHIAENLAACMREPMPLPEGSTLQTSVSVGVAIYPEDGRSTQALMMCADAAMYTAKSRRRADGRRAADPSPHSDIDIQERPRAHV
- a CDS encoding OmpA family protein yields the protein MFDVFRLAPWRALWVVLAAVMLAGCQSVPKGLSAPQIAVLQAHGFQPGEAGWELDMSTRMLFASDESTLSAASREAVMRVGKALVAVGIARLRIDGHTDSAGSDAYNDALSLRRAEVVAQVLVEHAGFLPDAIAVRGLGKRVPASSNRSASGRAENRRVSIVVANQ
- a CDS encoding YajQ family cyclic di-GMP-binding protein, whose product is MPSFDVVSEVDKHELSNAVDQANRELATRFDFKGTDAKFELDGFVVTQIAPSDFQLKQMLDILRGRLSARGIDTRCLDVADPNVNLGGARQKITLKQGIEQSVSKKLIAAIKAEKLKVETQINGDKLRVTGKKRDDLQTAIALLRKTDVELPLQFDNFRD
- the bioD gene encoding dethiobiotin synthase, which produces MSLETPLAITSRKQDIAARFGQAASAYERHASVQARVVDDIMRRLEALPWPAAPRILEIGCGSGLLSRRLLARWPEARLTLTDVSAEMVAHCRGSADWPAGTRHLRWDGEHPPADAGNYDLIVSTLAVQWFDDLNAGLGRLARLLAPGGLLAVATLGARSLAQWRACLHQAGARLPAPGYPLAQDLRPAAPALQGAVDAALLTEHPGDAHAFLRGLRGIGALSGAGLGAGTLRAAMRLYDQGNRQVHYEILYGLWRAAQARGVFVSGTDTGVGKTLASAILARAWQADYWKPMQTGLADEAGDTATVTALAALAPGRLHPPACALQAPLSPWDAAREEGITLDAEALALPATDAPLVVEGAGGLYVPIDGRHMMIDLAARLGLPVVLVARSTLGTINHTLLSLRALASHGVPVAGVVLSGPLNAGNRHAIEHFGGVPVILEIPALDQVDARAVAELAGNVPPLASLCQPPASAR
- a CDS encoding alpha/beta fold hydrolase, translated to MSAAGHAPASLLWAHGWGFDAHCWDAVRALLPARWQALQQACADAGYLGAAPVPIRPAAVPYVAIGHSHGVQQLLQAGLADCVGLVSVSGFPRFAAAEDWPAGTPARLLARMRMQFDRQPLAVWRDFRSRCGVPWRGTDAPTLALPALADGLRALAEDDAREALAQWRGPLCAISAEDDAIVPPALAHAAFGDRLVSVPEGAHALPLTRPDLCARHICRFLDTLAVAP
- a CDS encoding aminotransferase class I/II-fold pyridoxal phosphate-dependent enzyme, yielding MSLLDPLFHSLLAQADARRMRRVLRPLSTQAPAGHVLRDGTPLVDFSSNDYLGLARDPAIARQAARCALRHGAGARASRLVTGTLDLHAEAEAAIAAFKGTEAALLLASGWQANAAALPALIGAVQGPALVYTDRLIHASLHAGCAQAGVRQIRYRHNDLDHLEHLLAERAQEPGQRFIVTESVFSMDGDQADVPALAALAERHGAFLYLDEAHATGVLGPQGRGLAAQAGGRVDLVMGTFSKAAGGFGAYIAGSRALCDYLVNTCSGFIYSTALPPAVVGAVHAAVTRLPGMDAERAHLHALATRLRAGLADIGIDTGLSSTQIVPAIVGDAGRALALADALAQAGMLVGAIRPPTVPAGTSRLRIALSSLHTAGQVDALVTRIRDSRGPCAGAGT
- a CDS encoding adenosylmethionine--8-amino-7-oxononanoate transaminase, producing the protein MTDLPRHFRAAESALWPPYSSLTTTETPVVVATRDCRLQLADGRELIDGIASWWTACHGYNAPAIAQAVRAQLDDMPHVMMGGLAHPQALRLAERLRALLGGEFARAFFCESGSVSVEVALKMAVQYWLNQGERGRTRFLAFRDGYHGDTFGTMGLCDPDAGMHRRWQGILPQALVAELPRDEASAQALDALLAERGAEIAAIVVEPLVQGAGGMRFHSPETLRRLRALADRHGLLLVFDEIFTGFGRTGEMFAFQHAGVAPDIITLSKALTGGTLPLAATVANRKVEAAFLDDDPARALMHGPTFMGNALACAAANASLDLFEQAPRLAQARRLQSRMEAGLAACRDLPWVADVRCLGAIGVVELTEIRDLKALRARFVEHGVWLRPFGRVVYLTPALVMDDASLARLMAVVRDVLGSGAP
- a CDS encoding ABC transporter ATP-binding protein is translated as MIDVDIRLHVQDGKRHFDLSACFQAEAQVVALYGPSGAGKSLTLQALAGLLRPSAGHIRIGERTLFDAAAGIDLPPRQRKLGYLFQDYALFPHLSVRQNVCFGLTDWLRRRPQAADAARVDALLESFGLSALADSRPATLSGGQRQRVALARALACEPRALLLDEPFAALNPMLRTSLRQELAQIGRQWGIPMVMITHDVEDVIALADLAFVYEAGAIVQRIDLHTATSQEAARSQLDPSRAQARTPRQLRLRALLGAPD
- the modA gene encoding molybdate ABC transporter substrate-binding protein gives rise to the protein MRASRLVSALLLSALPLFASAQQLTVSAAASLTDAFKELGPQFEKAHSGATLRFNFAASGVLLQQIEQGAPVDVFASADQTTMDRAVKAKMIDEATRRDFVSNSLVLIEPAQGGHGIKDIKDLSKSEIKRIAVGKVDTVPVGRYTKEALESAGLWTSLQPKFVQADSVRQALDYVSRGEVDAGFVYRTDATIMGDKVKIALTAGGHTPVTYPVAVVADSKHKDLAKSFLEFLASADARKVLDRYGFGKP
- the modB gene encoding molybdate ABC transporter permease subunit, with product MLEFLSTVDWHPLTLSLKVAFVATLAALVAGLALGWVFARKRFPGRNVLEAFCMLPLVLPPTVIGYAILVAAGRRSPLGAWLRENLDYTIIFNWHGAAIASAVVALPLVLKSASAAFSNVDRSLEKAASTLGQSPWSVFVRVTLPLAWPGILAGTLLAFARAMGEFGASLMVAGSIPQQTQTLSMAIYDAVQAGHNDLALLLVVVTSLLSIFILVASNRYLSLR
- a CDS encoding winged helix-turn-helix domain-containing protein, yielding MSPRYQFRLRVYHGEHIALGPGKIALLDAIARAGSISAAARELGMSYRRAWLLVDETNRCLREPAVVTAAGGAHGGGTALTPVGEALIARYRAIEAAALAAAQDEIDAITRLLTPQPPSVQG
- a CDS encoding I78 family peptidase inhibitor; this translates as MFHVRSGLTPVALLVSAGILAGCAGRSDVSRPAAAEPAPSGSAAATTPPPAAGGECNADTVQDALGKTISDSLAATLRERSGSATGRTLRPGQVVTMEYNPQRLNILVDDAGVITAIRCG